Proteins from one candidate division KSB1 bacterium genomic window:
- a CDS encoding T9SS type A sorting domain-containing protein, giving the protein MKGIVTFSFALLALAETAFCQPPLRWDHVLMYEDTQGGGDSPRAICDDGNGVCALAMLLPWSDTRLVKLDAEGNVGLSYDLGFEHRNSVVSIARMSNGDFLISGDRVYDPNWSDTFIARADSVGNLLWITEITGGAEEHCAFAGETPTGYLMAGNTNGYGAGLNDWWILWFDEYGDSLSYRTYGTAGDDVLQAVVPTDDGFLLAGSIWTDVEARSEPWLIKINFDGDSVWSSVHAEEPGNSVLAAANAPGGGFALIETVHYGLHVDSLRFVRTDEFGNATGGRITSNGSWARKLKPCPDAGYTFLTGSSLVRVDDNGNLLWSTRYPMVYHTDYVRMEDNSYVTCGIHSYDFPWGQFIRSEVIRTFPEPVLADEHRLNPQPDFALTGAYPNPFNSSTRLRYRLAELGPVALDIFDITGRMVTTLMDGVQPAGDHTITFDGSRLASGLYLCRLSSREASVVEKIVLLK; this is encoded by the coding sequence ATGAAAGGGATCGTTACCTTCAGCTTTGCATTGCTTGCTCTCGCCGAAACCGCTTTCTGTCAACCTCCGTTGCGTTGGGATCATGTATTGATGTACGAGGATACGCAAGGTGGAGGAGATTCACCACGAGCAATCTGCGATGACGGAAACGGTGTTTGTGCGCTTGCAATGTTGTTGCCGTGGTCCGATACCCGCCTGGTCAAACTTGACGCAGAGGGGAATGTCGGGTTATCGTATGATCTTGGATTTGAGCATCGCAACAGCGTTGTTTCAATCGCGCGCATGAGCAATGGCGACTTTCTGATTTCAGGAGATCGGGTTTACGACCCAAACTGGTCAGATACGTTCATTGCGCGTGCTGACTCCGTCGGAAATCTGCTCTGGATAACCGAGATTACTGGAGGAGCAGAGGAGCATTGCGCATTTGCCGGCGAGACCCCTACTGGGTACTTGATGGCGGGTAATACCAATGGTTATGGTGCGGGACTAAATGACTGGTGGATCCTGTGGTTTGACGAGTATGGCGATAGCCTGAGCTATCGAACATACGGAACCGCAGGGGACGATGTGCTCCAAGCAGTCGTGCCAACCGATGATGGATTCCTGCTCGCCGGCAGCATTTGGACTGACGTCGAAGCGAGATCAGAACCGTGGTTGATCAAGATTAATTTTGACGGCGATAGCGTATGGAGTTCAGTGCATGCCGAGGAGCCGGGAAATTCCGTCCTGGCGGCCGCCAATGCGCCCGGCGGTGGTTTTGCTCTGATCGAAACCGTGCACTACGGCCTCCACGTGGATTCGCTCCGTTTTGTACGGACAGACGAATTCGGGAACGCGACGGGAGGTCGCATCACGTCGAACGGCAGCTGGGCGCGCAAGCTCAAACCTTGTCCCGATGCGGGATATACATTTCTTACTGGCAGCAGCCTTGTTCGTGTTGATGACAACGGCAATTTGCTGTGGAGCACACGCTATCCCATGGTGTACCACACGGATTATGTGCGCATGGAAGACAATAGCTACGTAACCTGCGGGATCCATTCTTACGATTTTCCATGGGGCCAATTCATCCGTTCGGAGGTCATTCGCACATTTCCGGAGCCGGTATTGGCGGACGAGCATCGGTTAAACCCACAGCCTGATTTTGCGCTTACCGGAGCGTATCCCAACCCCTTCAACAGCTCCACGCGGTTGCGATACCGCCTGGCGGAGCTCGGCCCCGTTGCACTCGACATCTTCGACATCACCGGACGGATGGTCACGACGCTGATGGACGGCGTGCAACCGGCCGGTGATCATACAATTACCTTCGACGGCTCGCGGCTCGCGTCGGGGCTGTATCTGTGCCGGCTGTCGAGTCGTGAAGCCTCAGTTGTCGAGAAAATAGTCCTCTTGAAGTAG
- a CDS encoding DoxX family membrane protein codes for MNSAQKARLTTILDWLCRGIIAAIFLLAAWPKLMDPAGFAKSIQNYKVVLPLIGQNYINLAAIFLPALELVAGLGLLWPRTKRAAAWLCAALLVFFIIMVTQAVLRGFNIDCGCFGVGTAGAALAQKTGWSKVIENSILLAMAVWVATRNRKLKTEN; via the coding sequence ATGAATTCTGCCCAAAAAGCGCGCCTGACCACGATTCTCGACTGGCTCTGCCGGGGGATCATCGCCGCCATCTTTCTGCTCGCGGCCTGGCCCAAACTCATGGACCCCGCCGGCTTCGCCAAGTCGATCCAAAACTACAAAGTTGTCCTGCCGCTGATCGGTCAGAATTACATCAATTTGGCCGCCATCTTCCTGCCCGCGCTCGAACTCGTCGCCGGGCTGGGCCTGCTCTGGCCGCGGACCAAGCGGGCCGCCGCCTGGCTCTGCGCCGCGTTGCTCGTGTTCTTCATCATCATGGTCACACAGGCCGTCCTGCGCGGCTTCAATATCGACTGCGGCTGCTTCGGTGTCGGCACCGCCGGGGCCGCCCTCGCCCAGAAAACCGGCTGGAGCAAGGTCATCGAAAACTCCATCCTGCTCGCCATGGCCGTGTGGGTGGCCACGAGAAATCGAAAATTGAAAACTGAAAATTGA
- a CDS encoding nucleotidyltransferase domain-containing protein — protein MEPRIPLEMDKIKTFCAKWKIVEFALFGSVLTDEFRPDSDVDVMVKFVEPAIWSLRDLDRMEDELTDIIGRKVDLSTKLGVELMQNNIRRNSILRGSRVFYAAGGGCGFSKGSHFVKGAVA, from the coding sequence ATGGAACCGCGTATCCCGCTTGAGATGGACAAGATCAAGACCTTCTGCGCAAAGTGGAAGATTGTCGAGTTCGCGCTGTTCGGCAGCGTCCTCACCGACGAGTTCCGACCCGACAGCGATGTCGACGTGATGGTGAAATTTGTGGAGCCTGCAATTTGGTCGCTCAGAGACCTTGACCGGATGGAAGACGAACTCACGGACATCATCGGGCGCAAAGTTGACCTCTCCACGAAGCTCGGTGTGGAGCTGATGCAGAACAACATACGCCGCAATTCAATTTTGCGCGGTTCGCGAGTCTTCTATGCGGCGGGGGGCGGCTGCGGTTTCTCAAAGGGGTCTCATTTCGTGAAAGGAGCCGTAGCATGA
- a CDS encoding rhodanese-like domain-containing protein: MSGNSNQHPGGGARHRTEKDVTMLKQLLLMLGLAVLVSVAARPFQDKTIPFWGIPEPLKLLEPKVALAAETASAEVAFPAADLPYKVSYEVTSALYMKRKKENVHFVDARDVPLYNEGHIPGAANIPFEHVADYQKALDSIPKTELVLIYCDGGDCHLSHDLSEHMNQRGWKRVAVYEGGWAEWTSETDLVEKVED, encoded by the coding sequence GTGAGCGGGAATTCAAACCAACACCCCGGCGGCGGCGCGAGACACCGCACGGAGAAGGACGTCACGATGCTCAAACAACTGCTGCTCATGCTGGGACTGGCCGTTCTGGTCAGCGTAGCCGCTCGTCCGTTTCAGGATAAGACCATTCCGTTTTGGGGGATCCCCGAACCGCTGAAGCTGCTGGAACCGAAGGTCGCGTTGGCCGCGGAGACCGCTTCTGCTGAGGTCGCGTTCCCGGCGGCCGACCTGCCGTACAAGGTCAGCTACGAGGTCACGAGCGCGCTCTACATGAAGCGCAAAAAGGAAAACGTGCATTTCGTCGATGCGCGGGATGTCCCGCTCTACAACGAAGGCCACATTCCCGGTGCGGCGAATATTCCATTCGAGCATGTCGCCGACTATCAGAAGGCCTTGGACTCCATTCCCAAGACCGAGCTCGTCTTGATCTACTGTGACGGCGGGGATTGCCATCTCTCCCACGATCTGTCCGAACACATGAACCAGCGGGGCTGGAAGCGGGTCGCCGTCTATGAGGGCGGCTGGGCCGAGTGGACCTCAGAGACGGACCTCGTGGAGAAAGTGGAAGACTGA
- a CDS encoding LOG family protein, with amino-acid sequence MRLRQHKIRGTIVFFGSARALPPEEMEPEIERLKLNMATAELTAASEIEQQIRRTQRMTHYYEDAAKLSSLLTKHYMQQHDARDRLVVCSGAGPGIMEAANRGAAEAGGKTLGLGISLPFEQGANRWTDPKLTFEFHYFFMRKYWFMYLSRALVVFPGGFGTFDELFEVLTLLQTHKVRRRLPVVLYGSEYWSRVLNMEAMVDWGVISAPDVNLPHRSDTPEDAFNYLISEIHNFGEAETVEAAAE; translated from the coding sequence ATGCGGCTGCGGCAGCACAAGATCCGCGGCACCATCGTGTTCTTCGGCTCGGCCCGCGCGCTGCCGCCGGAAGAAATGGAACCCGAGATCGAACGGCTGAAGCTGAATATGGCCACGGCCGAACTGACCGCCGCGAGTGAGATCGAACAGCAAATCCGCCGCACGCAGCGCATGACGCACTACTACGAGGATGCGGCCAAGCTGTCGTCCCTGCTGACCAAACATTACATGCAGCAGCACGACGCGCGCGACCGGCTGGTCGTGTGCAGCGGCGCCGGTCCGGGCATCATGGAAGCGGCCAATCGCGGCGCGGCTGAAGCCGGCGGCAAGACGCTGGGCCTCGGCATCAGTCTGCCCTTTGAACAAGGCGCCAATCGCTGGACCGACCCGAAACTGACGTTCGAGTTCCACTACTTCTTCATGCGCAAGTACTGGTTCATGTATCTGTCGCGCGCGCTGGTGGTGTTCCCCGGCGGGTTCGGCACGTTTGACGAGCTGTTCGAGGTGCTCACACTGCTGCAAACCCACAAAGTCCGGCGGCGGCTGCCCGTCGTGCTGTACGGCAGCGAGTACTGGTCCCGGGTGTTGAACATGGAGGCGATGGTCGATTGGGGGGTCATTTCCGCTCCCGATGTCAACCTCCCGCATCGCAGCGATACACCGGAAGACGCGTTCAACTACTTGATTTCCGAAATCCATAATTTCGGCGAGGCGGAAACCGTTGAGGCTGCCGCCGAGTAA